The Bacteroides sp. AN502(2024) DNA segment GAAGCAAAAGATACAGGGATAAAAGCTTCCCGCTTCCGGTTGTAAGCATGAAAAGTTCCATTGGAAACGACCCCCAGATAATCATGAGACAAACGCACGATAACAGCATTCGGAAGATAGCTTTCCTGCGGCTTGAAATTTCTGACAGTTCTGCCATCATAACGGCTTATCCCGTCATTCGTTCCGAACCACATAAATCCATCATCATCTTTATGTATGGAAGTTATTGTATTATCGGCCAAGCCATCCTGCATCGTCAGCAAACGAATGTCTTTATCAAAAAAAGCATGCACAAGATTGATCGGGCAGCTACTTACAATCAAAATAAAAAGAATTAGATTTAAGTACTTCATCATTTTTTGTTTTGATGCAAATAAACCAACTTATAACCGAATACACAAAAAAAAGTTATAAAGAAATGATGTTTGAATTAAACATGTATACTAAATGAAAAGAATATGCATATTCTGGAAATCCTTATTCGCGTACTTTTGCACTATAGTATAACAACCTCATGTTTAACTTTAATCAAAATGCAATGAGAAGACTTAAATCATTACTCTCCATGTTGTTGCTCAGCATTAATATCATGTATGCGCAGCAAATCAACATTAAAGGTACGGTCACTGACAAAAAGCTCAATGAGCCCATAATTGGTGCCAGTGTGATAGTAAAAGGAAGTACCAATGGAACAATTACCGATTTCGATGGTAAGTTTACTCTTTCCAATGTTCAGGTAGGAAATATGCTGGTCATATCCTATATAGGTTACCAGACTAAAGAGATTAAAATCACTTCTGAAAAACAATATTCTGTTTCCCTGGATGAAGATACCCAGACATTAGACGAAGTGGTTGTAGTAGGATTCGGTACCCAGAGAAAAGCCAACCTGACCGATGCCGTAGCAACCGTAGACACTAAAATGCTGAATTCACGTCCGGTAACCAACTTAGGACAATCGCTGCAAGGTACAGTTCCCGGTCTAAATCTGTCTGTCGGAAACCGAGGTGGTGAATTAGGACAAACATTGGATATCAACATTCGTGGTACTGGTACCATATCACAAGGTTCCAATGCAGCAACTTTAGTGTTAATCGACGGAATTGAGGGGAATATGAACAATCTGAACCCTGACGATGTAGAGTCTATTTCTGTTTTGAAAGATGCCGCATCAAGTTCCATTTATGGTTCCCGTGCCGCCTTTGGTGTAATCCTGATCACAACCAAAAAAGGAAAAGCTGGAAAAATAAACGTCACTTACTCTGGAAATGCCCGTTACTATGGTCCCAACCACCTGCCCGACTTAATGAATTCATGGCAGTTTGCCAATTATTTCAATGAAGGTAATGCGAACTCAGGCTCCCCCAATCCCATTTTTGACGCAGATACCATGGATCGCATCCAAAAATATATGAACGGAGAAATCAACACCAGCACTGTTGCCAATTCTAACGGCAACTGGCAATTCCATGAAAAAGCCAATGACAATGTAAACTGGTACAAAAAACAATATAAATGGTCATGGTCGCATGAGCACAATCTGAATATAAGTGGCGGTACTGATAAAAGCCAATATTATGTTTCTGCCAATTATTTAAATCAAGACGGGAATTTACGTTTTGGTGAAGATACATATGACCGCATTTCTACAAACGCCAAATTCAATGCACAACCGTACAAATGGTTGGATATTGAGGTTAACACCAAATATGTACATACCGACCTCGACAACCCATTCTATACCGACTTGGACGGCTTGCTTTATCATGACATTGTACGTATGTGGCCTACCATGCCATTTGAAGACCCGAACGGACACTATATGCGTAACGGCAAATTAGCGCAATTGACGAATGGCAGCCGTTCGAAAACCAGTAATGATAATGTATATCTGCAAGGCCAAATGGTATTTCACCCGATGAAAGGTTGGAATATTTATGCAAATGCAGGTTTACGCCTTATCAGCCAATTAAAGAGACAAAATCTGAACAAAGTATATGAATATAATGTAGAGAATGAACCGCTGTTACTTTCTTATGGTTCAAATTACACTGCGGGACAAACCGGTGCCATGCAGCATTGGACAAAAGCCAATCATCTGACTACCAGTTTATATACTGATTATTCATTCTCTATCGACCAGCACATGTTTAAATTCATGGCCGGTGTCAATACAGAAAAATACAACAATCGCTATCTATCAGTCAAACGTATGGACCTGATA contains these protein-coding regions:
- a CDS encoding SusC/RagA family TonB-linked outer membrane protein; amino-acid sequence: MRRLKSLLSMLLLSINIMYAQQINIKGTVTDKKLNEPIIGASVIVKGSTNGTITDFDGKFTLSNVQVGNMLVISYIGYQTKEIKITSEKQYSVSLDEDTQTLDEVVVVGFGTQRKANLTDAVATVDTKMLNSRPVTNLGQSLQGTVPGLNLSVGNRGGELGQTLDINIRGTGTISQGSNAATLVLIDGIEGNMNNLNPDDVESISVLKDAASSSIYGSRAAFGVILITTKKGKAGKINVTYSGNARYYGPNHLPDLMNSWQFANYFNEGNANSGSPNPIFDADTMDRIQKYMNGEINTSTVANSNGNWQFHEKANDNVNWYKKQYKWSWSHEHNLNISGGTDKSQYYVSANYLNQDGNLRFGEDTYDRISTNAKFNAQPYKWLDIEVNTKYVHTDLDNPFYTDLDGLLYHDIVRMWPTMPFEDPNGHYMRNGKLAQLTNGSRSKTSNDNVYLQGQMVFHPMKGWNIYANAGLRLISQLKRQNLNKVYEYNVENEPLLLSYGSNYTAGQTGAMQHWTKANHLTTSLYTDYSFSIDQHMFKFMAGVNTEKYNNRYLSVKRMDLISENVPEIGSATGEDVINEASAYSWATAGFFGRINYDYSNKYFFAANLRYDGSSRFLRKDRWGVFGSFSLGWNIAAEEFFSVNKDIINQLKPRFSWGTLGNQNTKSYYPMYLLQTVKVNGGSWLMGDSKPSVANVPGTISSSLTWETVKSLNVGFDLGMLRNRLTVNFDYFVRKTLDMVGPASEIAGIYGTGMPQTNNTNLRTKGWELAVAWRDQIGQVNYNVGFNIADSRSFVDKYPNADKSIKTYYEGQELGEIWGYVTHGIAKSQAEMDEWTAKNNPSWGSGWGEGDIMYTDLNNDNVINEGANTVDDPGDRKIIGNYTPRFRFGVNLGLEWKGLDFSMFWQGVAKRDLALTGAMFWGLSGGEWQSTGFKEHLDYYRPENTNSVFGPNTDAYFPRIYMGKDMNQKVQTRYLQNGAYARLKNIQIGYTLPKQIINKLCMQNLRVFVSAENVLTISSLPGGFDPETTYSVYGDEFSGKTYPLQSTISFGINATF